In the genome of Mytilus edulis chromosome 3, xbMytEdul2.2, whole genome shotgun sequence, one region contains:
- the LOC139517766 gene encoding hemicentin-1-like — MKLFTARVLVCTCLCIILFLIGSNTSETTENVKYVEIGSDLTFNCPLKSATKPVVWRGPPNLIIYSIDDKVNENIYNQHQLTVLEDFVNGQYILQILNCTEDCIGLFQCDTVINGLTVEQEFYAALIETPTHMQITMSNSSNIIYVNEGSEIEVGCEVECGNPPGTLDWVRDEYIVLKTKTCHNTTFISTRIKSSRSDHMTTLTCIADNSYDQLEMNITIYLNLLPQVHMRAEPSSVLMEESRLSIFCITETNTFPVNIQWLFEGNIIQEENSDVLYIDKVNRNHFGQYSCRATNRVGTGQSNINITVRYKPYLQKNESNPKSFEAVISYPTHVDVMIQSFPRPECSWTDTNGGKLAIIKVAEIRADVFAISSTIMLQKESQFGLYGIRARNLYGSLDIKINIVSRVVSIYPFNINCNVSSTIELQCFLNLNDSSNWTNMWLHSIKGNSLEERSGITLGNKSTLTIAFCDFRDIGDYTCTWSSNNKIYSSTYPATVAVFGSPILASQNVDLQRDDSVLLSVKFYSVPKPISIVWLENDKRLHLNRSFLMRTIIALKISETEVQVAGFSSNLLLEEPILYDSQFSCVVTNEYGYMDVLIDKRLLVGLIKDGTAITKIIQTSTSSKSNISSLKPAGYTDEPTHTSTETLTNDQIYIMICGVVLVILFIVVTVFIKNQIRINQTHKRTDQQPVVPLVALQYEEHERSSDLLDLPQRNIENPEYEEINIAPIEVEIEETEDYLTPEHVSSKSGSDSSIERQYLELGPPHTYEEISLSRRELQVYSTCTCE; from the exons ATGAAGCTGTTTACTGCAAGAGTACTAGTTTGTACATGTCTATGTATTATATTGTTTCTTATCGGATCTAATACGTCTG AAACAACAGAAAACGTTAAATATGTAGAAATTGGGTCAGATTTAACTTTTAACTGCCCATTAAAGTCAGCCACAAAACCAGTAGTTTGGAGAGGTCCACCAAACCTAATCATTTACAGTATAGATGACAAAGTCAATGAAAACATTTATAACCAACACCAATTAACAGTGCTTGAGGATTTCGTCAATGGTCAATATATTCTCCAAATTTTAAACTGCACAGAAGATTGCATTGGTCTATTCCAGTGTGATACTGTCATCAATGGTTTAACTGTTGAACAGGAGTTTTATGCAGCCTTAATTG agACACCAACACACATGCAGATAACCATGTCGAATTCTTCCAATATTATTTACGTAAACGAAGGCTCAGAAATTGAAGTAGGATGTGAAGTTGAGTGTGGTAATCCACCAGGGACATTAGACTGGGTGCGAGATGAATATATTGTATTAAAAACTAAGACATGCCACAATACAACTTTCATATCTACGAGGATAAAGAGTAGCCGGTCGGATCACATGACAACTCTAACATGTATAGCAGATAATAGTTATGATCAACTTGAGATGAACATAACAATTTATTTGAACt TGTTGCCCCAGGTACATATGAGAGCCGAACCTTCATCGGTGTTAATGGAAGAGTCGAGGCTTTCTATATTTTGTATTACTGAAACAAACACCTTCCCTGTAAACATACAATGGCTGTTTGAGGGAAATATTATTCAGGAAGAGAACAGTGATGTACTGTATATAGATAAGGTTAACAGGAATCATTTTGGACAATACAGTTGCCGAGCAACGAATCGAGTTGGAACAGGCCAATCAAACATTAACATCACAGTGAGAT ATAAACCATATCTGCAGAAAAATGAAAGCAACCCTAAATCGTTTGAAGCCGTTATTAGTTATCCAACACATGTGGATGTAATGATTCAGAGCTTTCCTAGACCAGAATGCTCTTGGACGGACACTAATGGTGGAAAGCTTGCCATCATAAAAGTCGCAGAAATCAGGGCAGATGTATTTGCAATTTCATCAACAATTATGCTTCAAAAGGAAAGTCAGTTTGGGTTATATGGGATAAGAGCAAGGAATCTATATGGTAGCTtagatatcaaaataaatatcgTCT ctcGTGTTGTTAGCATCTATCCATTTAATATCAACTGCaatgtttcgtctacaatagaACTGCAatgctttttaaatttaaatgattcCTCCAATTGGACAAATATGTGGCTTCATTCGATTAAAGGAAACAGTTTAGAGGAACGATCCGGAATAACACTGGGAAACAAATCAACATTGACAATAGCTTTCTGTGATTTTCGAGACATTGGGGATTATACCTGTACCTGGAGTTCAAACAATAAGATTTATTCATCCACATACCCAGCAACCGTTGCTGTCTTTG GATCTCCCATACTTGCATCTCAGAATGTAGACCTTCAGAGAGACGACAGTGTATTGCTGAGTGTTAAGTTTTATTCAGTTCCAAAACCCATTTCCATAGTTTGGCTTGAAAACGATAAACGTCTCCATCTTAATAGAAGTTTCTTAATGAGGACAATCATTGCTCTTAAAATATCCGAAACAGAAGTGCAAGTTGCTGGATTTTCCAGCAATCTTTTATTAGAAGAACCAATATTATATGATAGTCAGTTTAGTTGTGTAGTTACAAATGAGTACGGATATATGGATGTTCTAATAGACAAACGTCTGTTAGTAGGTTTAATTAAAGACGGTACCGCCATCACCAAAATAATTCAGACGTCAACCTCATCAAAGAGCAACATAAGTTCATTAAAACCTGCTGGATATACAGACGAACCTACACATACATCAACTG aAACGCTGACCAATGACCAGATTTACATTATGATTTGCGGAGTTGTTCTCGTTATTCTGTTTATTGTGGTGACAGTCTTTATTAAAAACCAAATACGAATTAATCAGACCCACAAAAGAACAG ATCAACAGCCAGTGGTTCCATTGGTAGCATTACAGTATGAAGAACATGAAAG GTCTTCAGATTTACTAGATTTGCCTCAGCGAAACATTGAAAATCCCGAATATGAGGAAATCAACATTGCTCCTATCGAAGTAGAGATAGAAGAAACAGAAGACTATTTAACACCAGAACACGTTAGCAGTAAAAGTGGCAGTGACTCGAGCATAGAAAGGCAATATTTAGAATTGGGACCACCACATACGTATGAAGAAATAAGTTTGTCAAGAAGAGAACTACAAGTTTATAGCACGTGTACGTGTGAATAG
- the LOC139517767 gene encoding postacrosomal sheath WW domain-binding protein-like isoform X1 has translation MAAQPPPYGPPPGEHGPPPAGYGPPPPGQPPGGYGPPPPGGYGPPPPGGYGPPPGQYGPPPPGYGHPGPGYGYGGPPPMQQQQQQQTTVVMAGGPSQTVIHQARKEKFSDQICLNIVITLFFPFWIFIWIIMCIVE, from the exons CAACCACCACCCTATGGCCCACCTCCTGGTGAACATGGTCCGCCACCTGCAGGATATGGTCCACCTCCTCCTGGACAACCTCCAGGTGGATATGGTCCTCCGCCACCAGGAGGATATGGACCTCCACCACCAGGAGGATACGGTCCTCCACCTGGTCAGTATGGACCACCTCCTCCAGGATATGGACATCCGGGACCAGGATATGGATATGGAG GTCCTCCTCctatgcagcagcagcagcaacaACAAACAACGGTAGTGATGGCAGGAGGTCCATCCCAAACTGTTATACATCAAGCCAGGAAAGAAAA ATTTTCCGATCAGATATGTCTGAACATCGTTATAACATTGTTTTTCCCGTTTTGGATATTTATCTGGATAATAATG tgtATTGTTGAGTGA
- the LOC139517767 gene encoding postacrosomal sheath WW domain-binding protein-like isoform X2, translating into MAAQPPPYGPPPGEHGPPPAGYGPPPPGQPPGGYGPPPPGGYGPPPPGGYGPPPGQYGPPPPGYGHPGPGYGYGGPPPMQQQQQQQTTVVMAGGPSQTVIHQARKEKFSDQICLNIVITLFFLLL; encoded by the exons CAACCACCACCCTATGGCCCACCTCCTGGTGAACATGGTCCGCCACCTGCAGGATATGGTCCACCTCCTCCTGGACAACCTCCAGGTGGATATGGTCCTCCGCCACCAGGAGGATATGGACCTCCACCACCAGGAGGATACGGTCCTCCACCTGGTCAGTATGGACCACCTCCTCCAGGATATGGACATCCGGGACCAGGATATGGATATGGAG GTCCTCCTCctatgcagcagcagcagcaacaACAAACAACGGTAGTGATGGCAGGAGGTCCATCCCAAACTGTTATACATCAAGCCAGGAAAGAAAA ATTTTCCGATCAGATATGTCTGAACATCGTTATAACATTGTTTTTCCTTCTGTTGTAG